The Buttiauxella selenatireducens genome has a window encoding:
- the nei gene encoding endonuclease VIII: protein MPEGPEIRRAADKLEAAVLDKTLTDVWFAFTELKPFEPTLVGQKVVRIETRGKALLTHFSNGKILYSHNQLYGVWRVVNSGELPQTTRILRVKLQTADKSILLYSASDIEMLDSEKLAEHPFLKRVGPDVLDMTLTAQQVKERLLSARFRKRQFSGLLLDQAFLAGLGNYLRVEILWAVQLPGHHKAQDLTATQLDKLSHALLDIPRFSYNTRGNVDENKHHGAIFSFKVFHRAGEKCERCGGVIEKTMLSSRPFYWCPGCQH, encoded by the coding sequence ATGCCTGAAGGCCCTGAAATTAGGCGAGCGGCGGATAAGCTTGAAGCCGCCGTTTTAGATAAAACGTTAACCGATGTCTGGTTTGCTTTTACTGAGCTGAAACCGTTTGAACCCACGTTGGTCGGGCAAAAAGTCGTGCGTATAGAAACTCGTGGCAAAGCCTTGCTGACGCATTTCTCCAACGGGAAAATCCTGTATAGCCACAACCAACTTTATGGTGTGTGGCGGGTGGTTAATAGCGGCGAACTCCCGCAAACAACACGGATACTGCGTGTAAAACTGCAAACGGCTGACAAATCGATTCTGCTCTATAGCGCGTCAGATATTGAGATGCTCGATTCGGAGAAACTGGCGGAGCATCCATTTTTAAAGCGAGTGGGGCCGGATGTGCTGGATATGACGTTGACGGCGCAACAGGTTAAAGAACGTTTATTGTCAGCCAGGTTTCGCAAGCGTCAGTTCAGCGGCTTGCTGCTCGATCAGGCATTTCTTGCGGGGCTGGGTAACTATCTGCGCGTTGAGATCCTCTGGGCGGTTCAATTACCTGGTCATCATAAAGCGCAGGATTTAACGGCGACACAGCTCGATAAACTGTCACACGCGCTGCTGGATATTCCACGGTTTTCGTATAACACGCGTGGCAATGTGGATGAAAATAAACATCATGGGGCGATTTTTAGCTTCAAGGTGTTTCATCGGGCAGGTGAAAAGTGCGAGCGTTGCGGTGGTGTGATTGAGAAAACGATGCTCTCATCAAGGCCATTTTACTGGTGTCCGGGTTGTCAGCATTAA
- the gltA gene encoding citrate synthase gives MADKKATLTYNGDDALELDVLKGTLGQDVIDIRSLGSKGVFTFDPGFTSTASCESKITFIDGDEGILLHRGFPIDQLATHSSYLEVCYILLNGEKPTQEQYEEFKTIVTRHTMIHEQITRLFHGFRRDSHPMAVMCGVTGALAAFYHDAMDVNNPRHREIAAFRLLSKMPTVAAMSYKYSIGQPFVYPRNDLSYAGNFLNMMFSTPCEKYEVNPILERAMDRILILHADHEQNASTSTVRTAGSSGANPFACIAAGIASLWGPAHGGANEAALKMLEEISSVEHIPEFIRRAKDKNDSFRLMGFGHRVYKNYDPRATVMRETCHEVLKELNLKDNSLLEVAMELEHIALNDPYFIEKKLYPNVDFYSGIILKAMGIPSSMFTVIFAMARTVGWIAHWNEMHDDGIKIARPRQLYTGYAQRDFKSDLKK, from the coding sequence ATGGCTGATAAAAAAGCAACTCTCACCTATAACGGTGATGATGCTCTGGAACTGGATGTGCTTAAAGGCACACTCGGTCAGGATGTAATTGATATCCGTAGTCTTGGTTCTAAAGGTGTGTTTACTTTTGACCCAGGTTTCACATCTACTGCATCATGTGAATCAAAAATTACCTTTATCGATGGTGATGAAGGCATCTTGTTGCACCGTGGTTTCCCAATCGATCAACTGGCAACCCACTCCAGCTATCTTGAAGTCTGCTATATCCTGCTGAACGGCGAAAAACCGACTCAGGAACAATACGAAGAGTTTAAAACCATCGTCACCCGTCACACCATGATCCACGAACAAATTACCCGTTTGTTCCATGGTTTCCGTCGTGACTCACACCCAATGGCAGTCATGTGTGGTGTGACTGGCGCACTGGCGGCGTTTTACCACGACGCAATGGACGTCAATAATCCGCGCCACCGCGAAATCGCAGCATTCCGCCTGCTGTCGAAAATGCCGACCGTGGCAGCAATGAGCTACAAATATTCCATTGGTCAGCCGTTCGTTTACCCGCGCAACGACCTGTCCTACGCCGGTAACTTCCTGAACATGATGTTCTCCACACCGTGTGAGAAATACGAAGTTAACCCGATTCTTGAACGCGCAATGGACCGAATTCTGATCCTGCACGCTGACCACGAGCAAAACGCCTCTACCTCTACCGTTCGTACCGCAGGCTCTTCCGGCGCTAACCCGTTCGCCTGTATTGCTGCCGGTATCGCATCCCTGTGGGGACCCGCACACGGTGGCGCAAACGAAGCCGCTCTGAAGATGCTCGAAGAAATCAGCAGCGTTGAACACATTCCGGAATTCATCCGTCGTGCGAAAGACAAGAATGACTCTTTCCGCCTGATGGGCTTTGGCCACCGCGTGTACAAAAACTACGACCCGCGTGCCACTGTGATGCGTGAAACTTGCCATGAAGTTCTGAAAGAGCTGAATCTGAAAGATAACAGCCTGCTGGAAGTGGCGATGGAACTTGAGCATATCGCGCTTAACGACCCGTACTTCATCGAGAAGAAACTCTACCCGAACGTGGACTTCTATTCCGGTATCATCCTGAAAGCGATGGGGATTCCATCTTCCATGTTTACCGTTATCTTCGCGATGGCGCGTACGGTTGGTTGGATTGCTCACTGGAACGAAATGCACGACGACGGCATTAAAATTGCCCGTCCACGCCAGTTGTATACCGGTTATGCACAGCGCGATTTCAAATCTGATTTGAAGAAATAA
- a CDS encoding succinate dehydrogenase iron-sulfur subunit, which produces MKLEFSIYRYNPDVDDAPRMQEYTLEGEEGRDMMLLDALMQLKEKDPTLSFRRSCREGVCGSDGVNMNGKNGLACITPISALGNGKQKIVIRPLPGLPVVRDLVVDMGQFYAQYEKIKPYLLNNGQNPPAREHLQSPEQREKLDGLYECILCACCSTSCPSFWWNPDKFIGPAGLLAAYRFLIDSRDTETASRLDGISDAFSVFRCHGIMNCVSVCPKGLNPTKAIGHIKSMLLQKSA; this is translated from the coding sequence ATGAAACTCGAATTCTCTATTTATCGCTACAACCCGGATGTTGACGATGCTCCGCGTATGCAGGAGTACACCCTGGAAGGGGAAGAAGGGCGCGACATGATGTTGCTTGACGCGCTAATGCAACTGAAAGAAAAAGATCCGACGCTGTCGTTTCGTCGTTCGTGCCGTGAAGGGGTTTGTGGCTCCGATGGCGTGAACATGAACGGTAAAAATGGTCTGGCTTGCATCACGCCAATCTCTGCGTTGGGCAATGGAAAACAGAAGATTGTGATCCGTCCCCTACCTGGATTACCGGTTGTGCGGGATCTGGTGGTAGACATGGGGCAATTCTATGCTCAATATGAGAAGATTAAGCCTTACCTGTTGAATAATGGACAGAATCCGCCAGCTCGTGAGCATTTACAGTCACCTGAGCAGCGTGAAAAACTGGATGGCCTGTATGAGTGTATTCTTTGCGCTTGCTGCTCGACATCGTGTCCATCCTTCTGGTGGAACCCAGATAAGTTCATCGGGCCTGCGGGGTTACTGGCTGCGTACCGTTTCTTAATCGACAGCCGCGATACTGAAACGGCCAGTCGTCTTGACGGTATCAGTGATGCTTTCAGTGTATTCCGCTGCCATGGCATCATGAATTGCGTCAGTGTTTGTCCTAAGGGGCTAAACCCGACGAAAGCCATCGGTCATATTAAGTCGATGTTGCTGCAAAAGAGTGCCTAG
- the pxpB gene encoding 5-oxoprolinase subunit PxpB, giving the protein MQRARCYLLGESAVVLELEPPVSLESQQRIWGLTQRLMEAPGVLDVIPGMNNITVVLREPQSLALDGIERIQRWWEESEAIVPESRRIEIPVIYGGSCGPDLQDVAKHCGLSPAQVVEQHSSVEYIVYFLGFQPGFAYLGGLAPSLETPRRAEPRLIVPAGSVGIGGSQTGIYPLSTPGGWQIIGQTSVRLFNPADEIPTLLTPGDTVRFVPQKEGVC; this is encoded by the coding sequence GTGCAAAGAGCACGGTGTTATCTGTTAGGCGAAAGTGCAGTGGTTCTTGAGCTGGAACCGCCTGTATCGCTAGAAAGTCAGCAACGCATCTGGGGATTAACGCAACGACTGATGGAAGCGCCTGGTGTTTTGGACGTGATTCCTGGGATGAATAACATCACCGTGGTACTACGCGAGCCACAAAGCCTGGCGCTGGATGGCATTGAACGTATTCAACGCTGGTGGGAAGAGAGTGAGGCGATAGTGCCTGAATCCCGACGCATTGAGATTCCGGTTATTTATGGCGGAAGTTGCGGCCCTGATCTCCAGGATGTCGCCAAACATTGCGGGCTATCACCCGCGCAGGTGGTGGAGCAGCACTCATCAGTTGAGTACATCGTCTATTTCCTCGGTTTCCAGCCTGGTTTCGCCTATCTCGGCGGGCTGGCACCGTCTCTTGAGACGCCACGACGGGCTGAACCGCGTTTAATCGTGCCTGCCGGTTCTGTGGGGATTGGTGGCAGCCAAACGGGGATTTATCCGCTTTCGACCCCTGGAGGCTGGCAAATTATCGGCCAGACTTCCGTACGGTTATTCAATCCGGCAGATGAAATACCAACATTATTGACTCCGGGTGATACCGTCCGTTTCGTGCCTCAAAAGGAGGGCGTGTGCTGA
- the sdhD gene encoding succinate dehydrogenase membrane anchor subunit, with the protein MVSNASALGRNGVHDYILVRASAIVITLYIIYMIGFFAVTGDLTYEVWSGFFASAFTKVFTLLTLFSILIHAWIGMWQVLTDYVKPVAIRLGLQLVIVVALLVYVIYGFVVVWGV; encoded by the coding sequence ATGGTAAGCAATGCCTCCGCATTAGGTCGCAATGGTGTGCATGACTATATTTTAGTCCGTGCCTCCGCCATCGTAATCACCCTGTACATCATCTATATGATCGGGTTCTTCGCTGTTACAGGCGATTTAACCTACGAGGTCTGGAGTGGGTTCTTTGCCTCCGCCTTCACCAAAGTGTTCACCCTGCTGACATTGTTCTCAATTTTGATCCATGCCTGGATTGGCATGTGGCAGGTGTTGACCGACTACGTTAAACCAGTGGCGATTCGTCTTGGTCTGCAACTCGTGATTGTTGTTGCCCTGCTGGTTTACGTCATTTATGGATTCGTTGTGGTGTGGGGTGTGTAA
- the sdhC gene encoding succinate dehydrogenase cytochrome b556 subunit, producing the protein MWALFMIKNAKKQRPVNLDLTTMRFPVTAIASILHRVSGVITFVAVGILLWLLGQSLSSPEGFLVASAIMGSFFVKFIMWGILTALAYHVVVGIRHIMMDTGLLEETLIAGKRSAMISFVITVVLSLLAGVLVW; encoded by the coding sequence ATGTGGGCGCTATTCATGATAAAAAATGCGAAAAAACAAAGACCTGTAAACCTCGATCTCACAACGATGAGGTTCCCCGTCACTGCAATCGCTTCCATCCTCCATCGTGTATCCGGCGTGATCACCTTTGTGGCTGTCGGCATCCTACTTTGGTTATTGGGTCAGTCACTCTCATCCCCAGAAGGCTTCCTTGTTGCATCAGCAATAATGGGCAGCTTCTTTGTTAAATTCATTATGTGGGGCATCCTCACCGCGCTGGCTTATCACGTTGTTGTGGGTATTCGCCACATCATGATGGACACCGGTTTGTTGGAAGAAACCCTAATAGCGGGCAAACGATCCGCGATGATCTCTTTTGTTATCACTGTCGTGCTTTCACTTCTCGCAGGAGTCCTCGTATGGTAA
- the pxpC gene encoding 5-oxoprolinase subunit PxpC yields the protein MLKIIRAGMHMSVQDTGRYGYRQLGVSRCGALDAPALQMANLLVGNAPESAALEITLGNCVVEFTQEGWFALTGAGCHAELDGHAVWTGWRLPVKAGQQLRLKVPERGMRSYLAVAGGLDVPKVLGSYSTDVKAQVGGIEGRLLKDGDEIAQLPATRHFREARGVKQLLWGNRIRALEGPEYHEFTQHAQDAFWRLPWQLSPQSNRMGYRLQGQRLERTTDRELLSHGLLPGVVQVPHNGQPIVLMNDAQTTGGYPRIACVIEADMFHLAQLRLGEPIHFVHCTLEEALKARRDQQIYLEQLAWQLNNED from the coding sequence GTGCTGAAAATTATTCGTGCAGGAATGCACATGTCGGTGCAGGACACCGGGCGTTATGGATACCGGCAGTTAGGCGTGAGCCGTTGCGGTGCGCTTGATGCACCGGCACTGCAAATGGCGAATTTGCTGGTAGGTAATGCGCCAGAAAGCGCTGCGCTAGAAATCACATTGGGAAATTGTGTTGTCGAGTTCACGCAAGAAGGGTGGTTTGCGTTAACGGGAGCGGGCTGTCATGCGGAGCTGGATGGCCATGCCGTATGGACGGGCTGGCGATTGCCGGTTAAAGCGGGTCAGCAATTACGCCTGAAAGTGCCTGAGCGTGGGATGCGCAGCTATCTTGCTGTTGCAGGCGGGTTGGATGTTCCTAAAGTCCTGGGTTCTTACAGCACCGATGTGAAAGCGCAAGTCGGTGGTATCGAAGGGCGGTTGCTCAAAGATGGCGATGAAATTGCTCAACTGCCTGCTACGCGACATTTCCGCGAAGCGCGTGGTGTGAAGCAACTTTTATGGGGAAACCGCATTCGTGCCCTGGAGGGACCGGAGTATCACGAGTTTACTCAACACGCTCAGGATGCGTTCTGGCGTTTGCCGTGGCAGTTGAGTCCGCAAAGTAACCGGATGGGTTATCGCTTGCAGGGACAACGCCTGGAGCGCACAACTGACCGCGAGTTACTCTCGCATGGATTGCTGCCGGGTGTTGTGCAGGTGCCACATAATGGTCAGCCTATCGTGCTGATGAATGATGCGCAGACCACAGGCGGGTATCCTCGGATTGCCTGCGTTATTGAAGCGGATATGTTTCATCTGGCGCAGTTACGGTTAGGTGAACCGATCCATTTCGTACACTGCACTCTGGAAGAGGCGCTTAAAGCGCGACGCGATCAGCAAATCTATCTTGAGCAGTTGGCCTGGCAATTGAACAACGAAGACTGA
- the sdhA gene encoding succinate dehydrogenase flavoprotein subunit, protein MSLPVREFDAVVIGAGGAGMRAALQISQSGQTCALLSKVFPTRSHTVSAQGGITVALGNTHEDNWEWHMYDTVKGSDYIGDQDAIEYMCKTGPEAILELEHMGLPFSRLEDGSIYQRPFGGQSKNFGGEQAARTAAAADRTGHALLHTLYQQNLKNKTTIFSEWYALDLVKNADGAVVGTTALCIETGEVVYFKAKATVLATGGAGRIYQSTTNAHINTGDGVGMALRAGVPVQDMEMWQFHPTGIAGAGVLVTEGCRGEGGYLLNKHGERFMERYAPNAKDLAGRDVVARSIMIEIREGRGCDGPWGPHAKLKLDHLGKDVLESRLPGILELSRTFAHVDPVKEPIPVIPTCHYMMGGIPTKVTGQALTVNEQGEDVLIPGLFAVGEIACVSVHGANRLGGNSLLDLVVFGRAAGLHLLESIAEQGELRDATEDEINAALERLNRWNGNRNGEDPVQIRKALQECMQHNFSVFREGDAMAKGLEQLKQIRERLKNARLDDTSSEFNTQRVECLELDNLMETAYATAVSANFRTESRGAHSRFDYPERDDANWLCHSLYLPESESMTRREVNMQPKLRPAFPPKVRTY, encoded by the coding sequence ATGAGCTTACCAGTCAGAGAGTTTGATGCAGTCGTCATCGGTGCGGGGGGTGCAGGTATGCGCGCCGCGCTTCAGATTTCCCAGTCAGGCCAGACTTGTGCCTTGCTGTCTAAAGTTTTCCCAACCCGTTCCCACACCGTGTCTGCGCAGGGGGGGATTACCGTTGCGCTGGGTAACACCCACGAAGACAACTGGGAATGGCATATGTATGACACGGTAAAAGGTTCCGACTATATCGGTGACCAGGACGCCATTGAATATATGTGTAAAACCGGCCCGGAAGCGATTCTGGAACTGGAACACATGGGTCTGCCGTTCTCCCGTCTTGAAGACGGTTCCATTTATCAACGTCCGTTTGGCGGCCAGTCGAAGAACTTTGGCGGCGAACAAGCGGCACGTACTGCGGCTGCGGCCGACCGTACGGGTCACGCATTGCTGCACACCCTTTATCAGCAAAACCTGAAAAACAAAACCACCATTTTCTCTGAATGGTACGCGCTGGATCTGGTGAAAAACGCTGATGGCGCAGTGGTCGGTACGACCGCGCTGTGTATCGAAACCGGTGAAGTGGTGTACTTCAAAGCGAAAGCGACTGTACTGGCAACGGGCGGCGCGGGTCGTATTTATCAATCCACGACCAATGCGCACATCAATACCGGCGACGGTGTTGGCATGGCGTTGCGTGCCGGTGTTCCGGTTCAAGATATGGAAATGTGGCAGTTCCACCCAACGGGTATCGCGGGTGCGGGTGTACTCGTCACCGAAGGCTGCCGTGGTGAAGGTGGTTATCTGCTGAACAAACACGGCGAGCGCTTCATGGAGCGTTACGCTCCAAACGCCAAAGACCTGGCAGGTCGTGACGTTGTGGCTCGTTCCATCATGATCGAAATCCGCGAAGGTCGCGGCTGCGATGGTCCATGGGGCCCACATGCGAAGCTGAAACTTGACCATTTAGGCAAAGACGTTCTGGAATCCCGCCTGCCGGGCATTCTCGAGCTGTCTCGCACATTTGCGCACGTTGACCCGGTTAAAGAGCCCATTCCAGTTATCCCAACTTGCCACTACATGATGGGCGGCATTCCGACCAAAGTGACCGGTCAGGCTTTAACGGTGAATGAGCAGGGTGAAGATGTTCTGATTCCAGGTCTGTTTGCGGTAGGCGAAATCGCCTGTGTATCGGTTCACGGTGCTAACCGTCTGGGTGGTAACTCACTGCTTGACCTGGTGGTCTTTGGCCGCGCTGCGGGTCTGCATCTGCTGGAATCAATCGCTGAGCAAGGCGAACTGCGCGATGCAACTGAAGATGAAATCAATGCCGCACTTGAGCGTTTGAATCGCTGGAATGGTAACCGTAATGGTGAAGATCCAGTACAAATCCGCAAAGCCCTTCAGGAATGTATGCAGCATAACTTCTCGGTCTTCCGTGAAGGTGACGCCATGGCGAAAGGCCTTGAGCAGCTGAAACAAATCCGTGAGCGCCTGAAAAATGCCCGTCTGGATGACACTTCAAGCGAATTCAACACCCAGCGCGTTGAGTGCCTGGAGCTGGATAACCTGATGGAAACCGCCTACGCGACCGCGGTATCCGCTAACTTCCGCACCGAAAGCCGTGGCGCGCATAGCCGCTTCGACTATCCGGAACGTGACGATGCAAACTGGCTGTGTCACAGCCTGTATTTGCCTGAGTCGGAAAGCATGACTCGCCGTGAGGTGAACATGCAGCCGAAACTGCGTCCGGCATTCCCGCCGAAAGTGCGTACTTATTAA